The genomic interval GCTGTGAAATCCGGGGGATTCAATATATTAACCAACGTTTTGCCCTCAATCTGGTGGGACAATTACAGCCTTGCCAGGTGAATGGAACCACCCATCTCAAGGGAAGGGCAGATTTAGAAGTGAAGGTTGAACTCCCTCCAGCCCTGGTGTTAACCCCCAAACCCTTGTTGGAAACCACAGGCAACGGGCTGCTGAAAAGTGTTTTACTTACGATCAAGCAACGATTAATGCACCATTTGTTAGCCGATTATCGGAAATGGGCAGACTCTGAGCGTGATGGTGGCATTGCAGGACAATCTGCGGTACTGTCACCCAACAGCCCGATCGCCTAGGATCGTGGATAAATAATCCTCAATCTCAAATCCTCTGCTCTTGAATGCGGCAAGGGCTGAACGATCGGCGATGCAGGCGTGAAGGGCCAAATTGCTGAATTGCCTTTCTGTGGGAAGGGGTGCCGTATCCCTTGTTCGATGCCAAATTGAACTGGGGGTAGCGCATCGACAGGCGGGTAATCAACTCATCCCTCCAGACCTTGGCGATAATGCTGGCAGCAGCGATCGCCAATGATTTCTGATCCCCTTTGATCAGGGTTTGTTGTGGAAAGGGTAAACCAGGAATACGTTGATTGCCATCCACCAGACATAATTCGGGCTGAACCTTCAGCTTCAAAACTGCCCGCTTCATCGCCAACAGGGATGCTTGCAGGATATTGAGCCGATCGATTTCATAAACAGTCGCGTAGCCAATCTGGCAATCGACGGCAACGGTGCGAATTTGAACCGCCAGGGATTGTCGCTGCTCAGGCGATAGAAGTTTGCTATCGGTAACGCCAGCAGTCGTCAAGATCGGCACTGCTACCGCTGGCAGAATGACGGCAGCAGCCACTACTGGACCAAACAAAGCACCCCGCCCGACTTCATCAATTCCTGCGATCGCTCCCTCAAAAGCACAACAGTCGGTTAGGCCAGGAAGCGCTAACTGGTCGCCCACCATACCTAATCTGCTGTGGCAGAAGAACGGCGACGACGGCGACGCACGATCGGGCTTCCATCTGATTCTGCTTCAGCAGCATTCACCTCAGCAGCCTCAGCTTCAACCGTTTCTGGCAGTGCGGTAGCTACAGGGGTAGGTTGCTCGTTGGTTGCTCCACGAGCAGACTCACGCAAAATTGGCCCTGGAGTTTTAGCAGCAGCCCCATTTCCTTGAGGTAAAACATCCACTAAATCTAATCTAGGCGGAGCTGACTCCTGCTCCGAAGCAACAGGCGCAGGAGCCTCACCTGGTAACACAACCGAGATCACCGCCGACTTGGGATTTTTCACTTCCTGGTTTGTCAGAACCAGGGGAGAAATTCCCATCCAGGCATAGACATCCTGTTCCTCAGGTGTCATCTCAACTGCCACAACTTCCGGGGGTTCCGTGGGTTTGTTCGACTCCCGCCTGGAGCGCCCACGCCGTTCCTCTGGATAACCTGTTTCTGAAGCTTCCTGCCCTGCCCCCCCAACATCTTGAGTAGGAACAAAATCTCTAGCAGACGCCAAATCAGGGCTGGAGGCATCCCGCCCCCGCCCCCGTCCGCGCACTCGACCCCGTTCTCCTCGTCCAGAATAGGGTACCTCTTCTGTTGGCGTCAGCAAATCTACTTCCCCACCGGCATCTGCTCTTGCAGGCAAGACCGGATAACCAGATTGCCCCGGTGCCCGACCATCATCCCCATTGCGACGGCGGCGGCGACGCCGATTTCCACCCACTTCTTGATAACTGGGGTGGCTTATGCCCAAATCTGGCAGATCTCCTGGCTCATCCGGTTCTTCGCTGCGGTCTTCCCAGAAAAGGTCGGGTACACCAGGAATATCCGGCAGTCCTTCGCGGCTGCTTTCGCGTCCCCGTCCGCGTCCCCGCAACTCTGGACCCCCAGTTCGGGATTCTCGCAAAGCGGTAGCAGCGGGACGCTCGACCATTTCTCCCTCTTCCTCCTCGGTTTCGCCGGGAAGATGAACCAGATGTCCCAGGCCACCGCAGGTTGGGCAGGGACGACCAAAAATCTCGTAAATATTTTTGCCTTGACGTTTACGAGTTAATTCAACCAACCCCAATTCCGACAATTGGGCAATTTGAGGGCGGGCTTTATCGGCTCGAATGGCTTTGTTGAAATGCTCTAATACCTGCAACTGATCGCGCCGGGAATCCATATCAATGAAGTCGATGACGATCACACCGGCAATATTTCGCAGCCGAAGCTGACGGGCAATTTCGGTGGCAGCTTCGCAGTTAGTCCAGAGAACGGTTTCACGCGCAGTGGCAGAACGGGTAAAGGAGCCAGAGTTAACGTCAATGACGGTTAAAGCTTCGGTGCGCTCGATGATGATGTAGCCGCCGGAAGGAAGATCAACCCTGGGTTTGAGGGCTTCCCGGATGGCAGCATTAATGCGGAAGTATTCCAGAACGGGAATACGATCGCGGTGATGGTCAATCAACACCCCCAGAGGCAATTTACCGCCTCCCCAACTCATCAAATGTTGCTTGACCCGTTTCAAGCCCGTGTGAGAGTCCACCACAATCCGGTTGACATCCCCACTGTAAACATCCCGTAAAACCCGTTGGATAAAGTCATCATCCCGGTTCAAAAGTGCTGGAGCACGGGTAGAACTGGCTTCCTGCAAAACATTTTCCCATTGTTTTTGGAGGGTTTCCAGATCCTCAATGATAGCTTCTTCGGGCATTCCCTCCGCTTCAGTCCGAATCACAATCCCCATGCCTGCGGGTTTAATCAGGATTGCCAATGCTCGCAAGCGATTCCGTTCGTTTTCATTGCGAATCCGGCGAGAAAGATTGACCCCCTTCCCGTGGGGCATCAGCACCAGGTAACGCCCTGGTAAAGAAATGTTGCCCGTCAGTCGAGGGCCTTTGTTCCCGGTTGGCTCCTTCATCACCTGAACCAACACTTTCTGTTGAGGAACCAATAGCTCAGTGATGGAGCCTGCGGCACGGCGCAGCCTGAGGGGACCTAAATCAGTGACATGGATGAAGCCATTCCGCTCCGTATCCCCAATATTGACAAATGCAGCGTCAATTCCAGGTAAAACGTTTTCAACAACTCCGAGATAAATATCACTGACCTGGTGGCTACCCGTAGCAACGATGAGTTCCTGGATTTGATCCTCTGAGAAGACAGCAGCGATTCGATGCTGCTCGGCGATGACAATTTGTTTTGACATTCAATTTCCTCAAAATTCGAGAGAGCGAAGGAGATTGGTTATTAGTTCCTCTCGCTTATGCCCCTAGACGCAGGACTACGTTAGATGAAAGCTTTGAAGCTGTGCGAAATGTTAGTCGAAGCTGTTCCCACCCTTAAAGGTGAGGAAGTGCCTAACAGCCCCGCTCTGGTTGAATACGGTAATCAGCCACTGAACCAACAGTCAACCATATCGGCTAGATGCCCAACCCCGATGGGGGACACCAGATTTTATCCAAAAATCCGAGAAGTCTGGCGGAGTAAGCTGTATCTAGTGCCAGCCGCTGGCTTGCTCAACGGAACCCCAAGATAGCATTATCCCGCAACAGCTTCCATTGTGATGCATTATAGCGCGCGTAGATTTGTCTGCGACCAAAATTCAAGAATTGATGGCAAGAGAGGGGGAGGGGGGAGGCGCTGGAACCTGTAAAGTTTGAATGGTGAATGATGACTCTCAGGAACAGGAGGAGGGGGAGGGGGTTGCCAAAATCAATCGATCGCGATGCACTTTCACAATCTGAAACTCCCGGTTCGCAACCTGCTCCAGCATGTAAATGACCTGATCGGGGCGGAGCAATGTACCGTCGTTACGGCAACTACCGATATAGCGGAGAGTGATCTGGGGAGGGGGGAGGGGGAGGGGGGAGGGGGGGAAGGGTTTTGAGTTTTAAGTTTTAAGTTTTGAATTAAACTCGAGTGCTGAGGGCTGAGGGCTGAGGGCTGAGGGGAAGAATCTTGAATTTTGAATTTTGAATTCTGAATTGAATTCTCCGTATCCCTGTGTCCCCGTGTTCCCGCATCCTCTTGCCCTTCTGCCCTCTGCCCTCTGCCCTCTGCCTTCTCTTCTGGCTCCTGGTTCCCTGCAACCTGTTCATCCCTCACCACCTCTAACTCAAGCAACCGATCGCGCAAATTCACGGTCTGTTTTTTGCCTGATTTAGTCGTTTGCTCTTGCCAGATGGCATCCTTGATTTTTACCGATTCAATCCATTGCTGCCACTGTTGAGTAGAGGGTGACTCAGCTTCGTCTGTTGCCGATGTCTCTTGTGGTTCAAGGGTGATTGTGTACTCTGCCAGCTCCAGAAGTTGGGTAGCGGCGGGTGCGCTCACATCCACAGGCTCCACACGGTAGATGGGAATGTCGGGCGGCAGTTGGGCTGCCAGTTTTGCCTGGAAGATTGCCCCATCCATTGGCTCGGTAAGTTCAAAGTCTACAATTTCGCCACTGCTGGTGACACCGAGAGGCAGAGCATTGGCGGGAAAAATCCGGGGACCGGGATGAAATCCTCCGGTGAACGCGATCGGTAAGGCAGCACGACGGATGGCTCGATCGAACAACCGGATTAAATCTAAGTGGCTGACCAACGCCATCTCTCCCTGTTTGCCCAGCCAGACCCGCAGCCGTTGTACCCGGTTCTGATTGGGGACAAAATGCCCCTCAAAATGGGGAATCGGCAGAGGAGAGACCACAATGTTGTGACCAAAGTCGGTGCCACACACCCCACAGTGAGAGCAACCCTCAAAGGAACAATCGGGAACCGTTGCTGCCTCCAGGGCACGCTGCAAATCTTCTTTGAGCCACTGTTTCGTCAATGCCCGTATCGAGATGATCCCAGGGAAGGGGAGCGTCGTAGGAGGGATGGGGGATGAGGGATGGGGGAGGAAGCGGTGGGGAGTTTTGAGGTTTGAGTTCCAGGTTTTGAGTGGAATCACCTAACTGAGAACTTAAAACTGAGAACTCAGAACTTTCAAACAGGTGACCTTCGCCGTTTTCGACCTGGCGATATTTCCAGGTCAAGCCAGTTTCGGCGATCGCCTGGGTCCAGGCAGCAAAGGCGCGATCGAGGCTTTCCCACCAGGAGTCCATACCGGCACCCAACTCCCAAGCGCGCCGAATGACAGCAGCAAGCCGCCGATCGCCCCTGCCAACAAAATCCTCCATTGCAGAAATACGGACATCGGTAAAGTTGACCTTGAGTCCTCGAATGCGGCGGAATTCTTCCTTCAAAAGGGCTTGTTTGCGCTCAAATTCAACCGTTGAGACCGAGTGCCACTGAAAGGGAGTGTGGGGTTTGGGCGTGAAATTGGAGATGGTCAGGTTGAAATTGGGTCGTCTTCTGCCCCGGTTAGTACATTCCTGCTGCAACCAGCGCACAGTTTCAGCGATGCCGAGCACATCCCCATCTGTCTCACCGGGCAGCCCAATCATAAAGTAAAGCTTAATTTTGTCCCAGCCCTGCTCAAAGGCAGTTTTCACCCCGCGCAATAGTTCTTCGTTGGTCAGCCCCTTGTTGATGATGTCTCGCAACCGTTGGGTACCCGCTTCGGGGGCAAAGGTAATTCCTGTTTGACGGGTGCCCCCCAGGATGTGGGCAATATTTTCGTCAAACCGATCGACCCGCTGGCTGGGGAGGGAGAGGGAAATATTTTCGTCTTTGAGACGATTTTTAATTTCCATGCCTACAGCTGGCAGCGCCAGGTAATCGGAGCAACTGAGGGACAGCAGGGAAAATTCGTTGTAGCCTGTTGCCCGCATGCCCTGCTCGATCGCCCCAACCACCGCCTCCGGTTCCACATCTCTAGCGGGACGGGTCAGCATTCCCGGTTGGCAAAAGCGGCAGCCACGGGTGCAACCGCGCCGAATTTCGACCGTCAGGCGATCGTGAACGGTCTGCACATAGGGCACCAGACCAATTGAGTAAGCCCGGAATCGGAGTGGCAACTCGACGCAACACCCTGGGAGGAACATCGGGACGATTGGCATGCACCGAACCATCCGCCGTCATGGTGTAGAACTGAGGCACATAGACCCCTGGCACCTGCGCCAGATCCAGCAGCAGTTCTTCCCGGCTTAGTCCAGCGGCTTTGCCCTCCTCAAGCACCAACCCAATTTCGGGGAGCAGCTCCTCTCCATCCCCCAGGGCAATAAAGTCAAAGAAATCCGCATAGGGTTCGGGGTTGGAGGTGGCGGTTTGCCCGCCTGCAAAGATGAGAGGGTAGGGAGTAGGGAGTAGGGAGTGGAGAGTAGGGGAAGAGTTTTGAGTTTTGAAATGGGGTGTGGGGTGTGGGGTGTAGGGTGTGGAGTGTGGATTTTCTCCCCCATCTTCCTCATCCTCTGCCCTCTGCCTTCTGCCCTCTGCCTTTTGCCTTTCCTGCCAGGTCAGAGGAATTCCAGCAAGATCCAGCATTTCCAGGATATTGGTTGCACCCAGTTCGTAGCTAAGGCTGAAGCCGAGAATATCAAAATCGGTGAGGGGACGACGGGATTCGACAGCAAACAGCGGGGTTTGAGTGGCACGCAGTTTGGCAGCCAGATCGGGCGCAGGCAGGTAGGCACGATCGCACAACTGTTGAGGTTGGGCATTCAGAATGTTGTAAAGAATAATATG from Kovacikia minuta CCNUW1 carries:
- a CDS encoding TIGR03936 family radical SAM-associated protein, whose protein sequence is MTKQWLKEDLQRALEAATVPDCSFEGCSHCGVCGTDFGHNIVVSPLPIPHFEGHFVPNQNRVQRLRVWLGKQGEMALVSHLDLIRLFDRAIRRAALPIAFTGGFHPGPRIFPANALPLGVTSSGEIVDFELTEPMDGAIFQAKLAAQLPPDIPIYRVEPVDVSAPAATQLLELAEYTITLEPQETSATDEAESPSTQQWQQWIESVKIKDAIWQEQTTKSGKKQTVNLRDRLLELEVVRDEQVAGNQEPEEKAEGRGQRAEGQEDAGTRGHRDTENSIQNSKFKIQDSSPQPSALSPQHSSLIQNLKLKTQNPSPPPPSPSPLPRSLSAISVVAVTTVHCSAPIRSFTCWSRLRTGSFRL
- a CDS encoding DUF1997 domain-containing protein; protein product: MDIRFTASQSVEMAVANQPVPIQHYLRQPQRLIHSLAASSQIEQLGDELFRLKMRPLSFMMLSLQPTVDLRVWAEPDGTVNLRSVGCEIRGIQYINQRFALNLVGQLQPCQVNGTTHLKGRADLEVKVELPPALVLTPKPLLETTGNGLLKSVLLTIKQRLMHHLLADYRKWADSERDGGIAGQSAVLSPNSPIA
- a CDS encoding Rne/Rng family ribonuclease, which gives rise to MSKQIVIAEQHRIAAVFSEDQIQELIVATGSHQVSDIYLGVVENVLPGIDAAFVNIGDTERNGFIHVTDLGPLRLRRAAGSITELLVPQQKVLVQVMKEPTGNKGPRLTGNISLPGRYLVLMPHGKGVNLSRRIRNENERNRLRALAILIKPAGMGIVIRTEAEGMPEEAIIEDLETLQKQWENVLQEASSTRAPALLNRDDDFIQRVLRDVYSGDVNRIVVDSHTGLKRVKQHLMSWGGGKLPLGVLIDHHRDRIPVLEYFRINAAIREALKPRVDLPSGGYIIIERTEALTVIDVNSGSFTRSATARETVLWTNCEAATEIARQLRLRNIAGVIVIDFIDMDSRRDQLQVLEHFNKAIRADKARPQIAQLSELGLVELTRKRQGKNIYEIFGRPCPTCGGLGHLVHLPGETEEEEGEMVERPAATALRESRTGGPELRGRGRGRESSREGLPDIPGVPDLFWEDRSEEPDEPGDLPDLGISHPSYQEVGGNRRRRRRRNGDDGRAPGQSGYPVLPARADAGGEVDLLTPTEEVPYSGRGERGRVRGRGRGRDASSPDLASARDFVPTQDVGGAGQEASETGYPEERRGRSRRESNKPTEPPEVVAVEMTPEEQDVYAWMGISPLVLTNQEVKNPKSAVISVVLPGEAPAPVASEQESAPPRLDLVDVLPQGNGAAAKTPGPILRESARGATNEQPTPVATALPETVEAEAAEVNAAEAESDGSPIVRRRRRRSSATAD
- a CDS encoding ribonuclease HII codes for the protein MVGDQLALPGLTDCCAFEGAIAGIDEVGRGALFGPVVAAAVILPAVAVPILTTAGVTDSKLLSPEQRQSLAVQIRTVAVDCQIGYATVYEIDRLNILQASLLAMKRAVLKLKVQPELCLVDGNQRIPGLPFPQQTLIKGDQKSLAIAAASIIAKVWRDELITRLSMRYPQFNLASNKGYGTPSHRKAIQQFGPSRLHRRSFSPCRIQEQRI